The Streptomyces durmitorensis genome contains the following window.
GGAACGAACCTGGCTGCCCGGCCCCCTTCCATCCGAACATACCGACTGGTTAGTCTGCGATCACAGCGGAGCCGCAGTCGAAGGAGACTGATCGTGGAGACCCTGCAGGACAAGGGAGTTGTCGTCACCGGTGCCGGAGGCGGAATCGGGGCCGCGCTGGCCCGCCGGTTCGCCGCCGCCGGGGCGCGCGTCGTGGTCAACGACCTGGATGCGGCCAAGGCGAAGGCGGTGGCGGACGAGATCGGCGCCGTGGCCGTGCCGGGCGACGCGTCCACGATCGTGCCGGAGGCCAGAGAGGCCCTGAGCGGCACCATCGACGTGTACTGCGCCAACGCGGGCCTCGGCTCGGGCGGCTCGGAGGCGGCGCCGGAGGAGGTCTGGGCCACGGCCTGGGACGTCAACGTCATGGCCCACGTCCGCGCGGCCCACGCGCTGCTCCCCGACTGGCTGGAGCGCGGCAGCGGCCGCTTCGTCTCCACCGTCTCGGCGGCCGGACTGCTCACCATGATCGGCGCCGCTCCCTACAGCGTCACCAAGCACGGCGCGTACGCCTTCGCCGAGTGGCTCTCGCTCACCTACCGGCACCGCGGGATCGACGTCCACGCGATCTGCCCCCAGGGCGTGCGCACCGACATGCTCGCCGCCACCGGCACCGCGGGCGACATCGTGCTCACCCCGACGGCGATCGAGCCAAAGGACGTGGCGGACGCCCTCTTCGCCGGGATCGAGGAGAACCGCTTCCTGATCCTGCCGCACCCCGAGGTCGCCGAGTACTACCGCATCCGCGCCGCCGAACCCGACAAGTGGCTCACC
Protein-coding sequences here:
- a CDS encoding SDR family NAD(P)-dependent oxidoreductase codes for the protein MVETLQDKGVVVTGAGGGIGAALARRFAAAGARVVVNDLDAAKAKAVADEIGAVAVPGDASTIVPEAREALSGTIDVYCANAGLGSGGSEAAPEEVWATAWDVNVMAHVRAAHALLPDWLERGSGRFVSTVSAAGLLTMIGAAPYSVTKHGAYAFAEWLSLTYRHRGIDVHAICPQGVRTDMLAATGTAGDIVLTPTAIEPKDVADALFAGIEENRFLILPHPEVAEYYRIRAAEPDKWLTGMNHLQQKWEAVEQ